ATATGCGGCAAACTTCGCGCGCAACAGTTTCTCAACCAGCGGCGGCACCATGTCGTCCAGGCGTCCGCCGTAGGAAGCCACTTCTTTAACGGCGCTGGAGCTGATAAACGAGTACCTGGCCTCCGTCATTAAGAAAACAGTCTCTATCTCGGGCGCCAGTTTTTTGTTGGTCAGGGCCATGGTAAACTCGTTTTCAAAATCAGACACGGCCCGCAGGCCCCTGATAATGGCCCGTGCCCCGTGGGCGCGGGCGTACCGGACCGTCAGGTCCCGATAGGAATCGACCGTAACGTTGTCCCATCCGGCCAGAACCTGCCGGAGCATCTCCAGCCGCTCGGCCACCGTAAAACACGCGACCTTCGCCCGGTTC
This sequence is a window from Thermoanaerobacterales bacterium. Protein-coding genes within it:
- the coaD gene encoding pantetheine-phosphate adenylyltransferase; this translates as MRIAVYPGSFDPVTCGHLDIVQRAAQLFDHLIVAVSENRAKVACFTVAERLEMLRQVLAGWDNVTVDSYRDLTVRYARAHGARAIIRGLRAVSDFENEFTMALTNKKLAPEIETVFLMTEARYSFISSSAVKEVASYGGRLDDMVPPLVEKLLRAKFAAYTEQGGY